A segment of the Agromyces sp. H17E-10 genome:
CGCTCCACCTCGGTGTTGCCGCGCACGCGCAGCAGCAGGGTGACCGACGGCAGCTCGTCGACGAGCACGTGCACGGCGCCGCGGAGCACCCGGTCGAGCCGGTCGGCGGCGCGACCGCCCTCGGCGTCGCTCTCGTCGACGACGCCCTCGAGTCCGCCGAGCGCGGCTTCGAGGGCTTGGTCGAGGATCTCGTCCTTCGACGCGAAGTGGTGGTAGATCGCCGACTTGGACAGGCCGAGGCGTTCGGCGAGCACGCCCATCGACGTCGCGTCGTAGCCGAACTCGTTGAACGCGGCGACGGCGACGTCGAGGATGCCCTGCCGGTCGTAGCCGGGCCGGCCCCGTCGCAGGTTTCCGTTCTCGCTCATCGCCCCAAGTCTCTCAGGTCGGGTCTCGATACGGCGCTGGCGCGCCTACTCGACCACCGGTGTCAGCCTCACCCGTTGCGCAGGTCGTACACGCGCTTGTACTTGCCCTCGCTGCGCGGGAGCGTTCCGGGCTCCTCGAGCTGCACGACCACGGTCGAGCCGACGTGCACCTTGATGCGCTGCGCGAGCACGGCGGCCGCGGCCTCGCACGTCTCGACCGAGAGGTCGGGGTGTCGTTCGATGCGCACCTTCAGCGCGTCCATGCGCCCCTCCTTCGAGAGCTCGAGGATGAAGTGCGGCGTGAGCTGCTCGATGCCGAGCACGAGCTCCTCGATCTGCGTCGGGAAGAGGTTCACGCCGCGCAGGATGATCATGTCGTCGTTGCGGCCCGTGATCTTCTCCATGCGCCGCATCCCCGGCCGTGCCGTGCCGGGAAGCAGGCGGGTGAGGTCGCGCGTGCGGTAGCGGATGAC
Coding sequences within it:
- a CDS encoding TetR/AcrR family transcriptional regulator; amino-acid sequence: MSENGNLRRGRPGYDRQGILDVAVAAFNEFGYDATSMGVLAERLGLSKSAIYHHFASKDEILDQALEAALGGLEGVVDESDAEGGRAADRLDRVLRGAVHVLVDELPSVTLLLRVRGNTEVERRALARRRDFDKRVTAIVAEAQSEGTLRSDIDARVVSRLAFGMINSIVEWYRPGGRENADRLADDVIAIALDGLRMPTENRVEELLR